A window of the Gossypium hirsutum isolate 1008001.06 chromosome A05, Gossypium_hirsutum_v2.1, whole genome shotgun sequence genome harbors these coding sequences:
- the LOC107907155 gene encoding GATA zinc finger domain-containing protein 14 has product MLHRSFKPAKCKMALKLAIPRIKLMKNKREAHVQQLKRELAQLLESGQDQTARIRVEHVVREEKTVAAYNLLEIYCELIVARMPIIESQKNCPLDLKEAISSVIFASARCEEIPELKDVSKHFTAKYGKEFTSASLELRPNCGVGRMLVEKLSANAPDGPTKLKILTAIAVEHKINWNPESFGAKESKIYDDMLNGPSTSMDTGTPNVQDSKHTGRNEAPASFYEHSSRSFLHPNNFDHSNASTNNSVSSGTYPPNSKPHGTENQGMEFRNSYSGNERASSSPSQHWEMKFKDATAAAQAAAESAERASMAARAAAELSSRGNISQQYSMESYMSPNGMRDEELQKYTGSSSENEHHARHQINNSLHGRASVNYEQADGNEQHNQEEGTENVYSNIARSGDKSTHDSFNEMSSVNNEIRDAYSLINSSEDRQMEHFAEVSMKRNSGGNGKQFVNELHDIKNPQNVDHHDVRDGEQSRYSSSVSQVNTSTGDHDDLSVLYWQESENDKRKSGESRMQFENELHDRKSSYDDHDVLSNINCQKSGNGSGEDLFHLNDEASLPRGTEETTGSFDNASAVFDDYGSDTYEDNFGLEEEPKVHEYNMNFSSPGQISPSHPFTSTNSLSIEQNINSAQKSVSKSNIFSEEWPASAFFESSTSSAVPSHGDDLPATFDDYGRSSESEEDIGKSRFVGNSNPGIGSQKQNMDSQEAGNSSLNSRLVEGMEDTEHSNESSLEERKELNLGNLTGGLRNKGYRRPPYSKVPGGNALSSEEAGNDTSTRIKQSSFPAAVEASVSSGSYIHKPYGRKENAEVSRIVSTRAPVTQVDSSDDDSQEEQPKQAFSSTDDQYNKTPSFEESKGSNNKRSSSRTPVPYFDSGNSGSDEDLPKTSLKVHSNTRISRRTKAPLSYSRRSSNHRTTVSSEPAVALDNGEEKSLTSNCPDADEAKPKTQPQKKSSDHRESFQHSRFSSQPTSRPVSETKRSSVGGTLKSSEKEQVSSPVRKSISSGSAKSSKAQTSIEGSSKESATHVHPKLPDYDTLAAHLNSLRQNR; this is encoded by the exons ATGCTTCACAGGAGTTTCAAGCCAGCCAAATG CAAGATGGCTTTAAAGCTAGCGATACCTCGAATAAAGCTAATGAAGAACAAGAGAGAAGCACACGTTCAGCAGTTAAAGAGGGAGTTGGCTCAATTACTGGAGTCGGGGCAAGATCAGACGGCCAGGATTCGG gtGGAGCATGTCGTTAGGGAAGAAAAGACTGTGGCAGCGTATAATCTACTTGAGATCTACTGTGAACTAATCGTCGCACGTATGCCGATCATTGAATCTCAAAA AAACTGCCCCCTCGATTTGAAGGAAGCGATTTCAAGTGTCATATTTGCGTCTGCAAGGTGTGAAGAGATACCAGAACTCAAGGATGTCTCAAAGCATTTTACagcaaaatatggaaaagaattTACTTCTGCCTCGCTTGAACTGCGTCCTAATTGCGGTGTTGGTCGTATG TTAGTTGAGAAACTATCTGCTAATGCACCTGATGGTCCAACCAAACTCAAAATTTTGACTGCAATTGCTGTGGAACATAAGATCAACTGGAACCCTGAATCATTTGGAGCTAAAGAATCAAAGATTTATGATGACATGCTG AATGGACCAAGTACTTCTATGGATACAGGCACCCCTAATGTTCAAGATTCAAAACACACTGGAAGAAATGAAGCACCCGCAAGCTTCTATGAGCACAGCTCTAGATCATTTCTTCATCCTAATAATTTTGATCACTCAAATGCTAGTACCAATAATTCGGTGTCCTCTGGAACTTATCCTCCAAATTCGAAGCCTCATG GAACTGAAAATCAAGGGATGGAGTTTAGGAATTCATATTCTGGGAATGAGAGAGCTTCCTCTTCGCCAAGTCAACATTGGGAAATGAAATTTAAGGATGCTACTGCAGCTGCTCAGGCTGCTGCTGAATCTGCAGAGCGAGCAAGTATGGCTGCCCGAGCTGCTGCTGAACTTTCAAGCCGGGGAAATATCTCCCAGCAGTATTCAATGGAGTCATACATGTCCCCTAATGGTATGAGAGATGAGGAACTACAGAAGTATACTGGCTCATCATCAGAAAATGAACATCATGCCAGACATCAGATTAATAATTCCCTTCATGGAAGGGCTTCTGTGAATTATGAACAAGCTGACGGGAATGAACAACATAACCAGGAAGAGGGGACTGAAAATGTTTACAGTAACATTGCAAGGAGTGGTGATAAATCCACTCATGATTCCTTCAATGAAATGTCATCGGTGAATAATGAAATCAGAGATGCATATTCCCTAATAAACTCATCTGAAGACAGGCAGATGGAGCATTTTGCTGAAGTGAGCATGAAGAGAAACTCAGGTGGAAATGGGAAGCAATTTGTGAATGAACTGCATGATATTAAGAATCCTCAGAATGTTGATCATCATGACGTCAGGGATGGGGAACAATCAAGATATTCTTCGTCTGTTTCTCAAGTAAACACATCTACCGGTGATCATGATGATCTCTCTGTTCTATATTGGCAGGAGTCAGAAAATGATAAGAGAAAGTCTGGTGAAAGCAGGATGCAATTTGAGAATGAACTGCATGATAGAAAGAGTTCTTATGATGATCATGATGTTTTATCAAATATAAACTGTCAGAAGTCTGGAAATGGTTCTGGTGAGGATTTATTTCATCTCAATGATGAAGCAAGCCTTCCAAGAGGCACAGAAGAAACAACAGGTTCTTTTGACAATGCCTCGGCAGTTTTTGATGATTATGGATCAGATACTTATGAAGACAATTTTGGTTTGGAGGAAGAGCCTAAAGTACATGAATACAACATGAACTTTTCTTCTCCGGGTCAGATATCACCTAGTCATCCATTTACAAGTACAAATTCTTTGAGCATTGAGCAGAATATCAATTCAGCTCAAAAGTCCGTTTCAAAATCCAATATTTTCTCAGAGGAGTGGCCTGCTTCTGCCTTCTTTGAAAGTTCAACTAGCTCTGCAGTTCCTTCTCATGGGGATGACTTGCCTGCAACATTCGATGATTATGGCCGTAGTTCAGAGAGTGAAGAGGACATAGGCAAATCTAGGTTCGTTGGGAATAGCAATCCTGGTATAGGTAGTCAGAAACAAAATATGGATTCCCAGGAGGCTGGAAACAGTAGTCTCAATTCACGGTTGGTTGAAGGCATGGAAGATACTGAACATTCTAATGAGTCTAGTCTGGAAGAAAGAAAGGAACTGAACTTGGGAAATTTGACAGGTGGCCTTCGAAATAAGGGTTATAGGCGTCCACCATATTCTAAAGTTCCTGGAGGCAATGCGTTATCCTCTGAAGAAGCAGGCAATGATACATCTACTAGAATTAAGCAATCATCCTTTCCCGCGGCAGTGGAAGCTTCAGTTAGTTCTGGATCTTACATTCATAAGCCATATGGTAGGAAAGAGAATGCTGAAGTAAGTAGAATAGTCAGCACAAGAGCACCGGTTACTCAGGTTGACTCTAGTGACGATGATTCTCAGGAGGAACagccaaaacaggcttttagtaGCACTGATGATCAATACAACAAAACTCCAAGCTTTGAAGAAAGTAAAGGCTCAAACAACAAGAGATCAAGTTCAAGGACCCCTGTCCCATATTTTGATTCTGGAAATAGTGGTTCTGATGAAGATCTTCCTAAAACAAGTTTAAAGGTGCATTCAAACACAAGAATTTCTCGAAGGACGAAAGCTCCTCTTTCATATTCACGGAGAAGTTCTAATCACAGAACTACAGTTTCCTCCGAGCCAGCAGTAGCGCTTGACAATGGTGAGGAAAAGAGTTTAACCTCAAATTGCCCAGATGCTGACGAAGCTAAACCAAAGACTCAGCCTCAGAAGAAGAGCTCGGATCACCGAGAAAGTTTTCAGCATTCCCGGTTTTCATCTCAACCAACTTCAAGGCCGGTTTCAGAGACCAAGAGATCTTCAGTTGGTGGAACTTTGAAATCATCAGAAAAGGAACAAGTATCTTCTCCCGTCCGGAAGAGTATATCATCAGGTAGTGCCAAAAGTTCGAAGGCTCAAACATCAATTGAGGGATCATCGAAGGAGAGTGCCACTCATGTTCACCCTAAGCTTCCTGATTATGATACCTTGGCCGCACACTTAAATTCCCTCAGACAGAATCGCTAA
- the LOC121203639 gene encoding probable phospholipase A2 homolog 1, with protein MSEKHCWTTRIERELSRQNNKKAYIGRRIVIEMLPGSFIPAQTRLVAAFAFIFVFLIVFADSVTNDSQVKCSRTCIAENCNSVGIRYGKYCGVGWSGCPGEKPCDDLDACCKIHDECVEKKGLINVKCHEKFKSCIKKVQKSGKVGFSRNCPVEMAVPTMMQGMDMAILLSRLGSTKLEL; from the exons ATGAGCGAGAAACACTGTTGGACGACGCGGATCGAAAGAGAACTCTCCAGACAGAATAACAAAAAGGCGTATATCGGACGACGAATCGTGATAGAAATGTTGCCCGGTTCTTTTATTCCGGCTCAGACGCGTCTGGTAGCAGCATTTGCTTTCATCTTCGTTTTCCTCATCGTCTTCGCCGATTCCGTTACCAATGATTCCCAG GTAAAATGTAGCCGAACCTGCATAGCTGAAAACTGCAACT CCGTTGGAATCCGTTACGGGAAATATTGCGGGGTGGGATGGTCTGGTTGTCCTGGAGAAAAACCGTGCGACGATCTGGACGCTTGTTGCAAGATCCACGACGAATGCGTCGAGAAAAAAG GTTTGATTAACGTAAAATGCCACGAGAAGTTTAAGAGTTGCATAAAGAAAGTGCAAAAATCCGGCAAGGTTGGATTTTCTCGGAATTGTCCCGTTGAGATGGCTGTGCCTACCATGATGCAAGGTATGGATATGGCCATCTTACTCAGCCGACTAGGCAGCACCAAGCTTGAACTCTAA